Within Deltaproteobacteria bacterium, the genomic segment GCGAAGGCTTGGGGGCGTCCCCGGGAGGAACCCTTCCCGATCTTGCCCCGTCGCTACTCCCAAACCCCAGACACCTGTCTACACCTGTGCCTGGATGATCATCCCTCCGAGGGAGTTACCGTTTGCGCCGAGTGTGGGGAGCGGTTCCCTATCAACCCGGACGATCCCAGAAATGAAGAGGTGTGCGGGCAATGGCCTTGGGACGAGTAGGGGAATACCAGATCATCTACGCGGATCCCCCTTGGTTTTACCGAGACCGGAAGTGTGGTTCTTCCAAGTTTGGACTCGGGTCCGTGGGCACGTATGGGTGCCTGGAAACCGAAAGAATCTGCAAGATTCCTGTGGGGGATTGGGTGGCTTCGAACTCGGTGCTGCTGCTGTGGACTACTTGGCCCCACCTGCTCTCCGCCCGGGAAGTGATTGATGCTTGGGGCTTCACCTATGTAACCCTCGGGTTCCTGTGGGTAAAGACCAACAAGAACTCAGGTACCCCGTTCTTCGGGCCGGGGTTCTACTCGAAGTCCAACTCCGAGCCGTGCCTGCTGGCCAAGAGGGGGAGCGGGGTTCGTCCGGTCACGAACAGCATCTCGCAGATTGTGGAGGTCCCCGGAGAGATGGTTGTGGCTCCGGCCCGGGTCGGCAAGCACAGCGAGAAGCCAGCGGCAGTGCGGAACCGCATCGTTGAACTGTTTGGGGACGTTCCCCGCCTGGAGATGTTCGCCCGGGAGAGGGCTTCAGGGTGGGACGCATGGGGGAACGAGATCGATCCTCTGGACGCTTTGGATGTGCCCGATGTTTGAGATCCGGGTTGGCGACTGCTTACAGATTCTGAAGGAGATGCCGAGTGATTCGGTCCACTGCTGCGTTACGTCTCCCCCGTATTGGGGCCTGCGAGACT encodes:
- a CDS encoding DNA methyltransferase, with the protein product MALGRVGEYQIIYADPPWFYRDRKCGSSKFGLGSVGTYGCLETERICKIPVGDWVASNSVLLLWTTWPHLLSAREVIDAWGFTYVTLGFLWVKTNKNSGTPFFGPGFYSKSNSEPCLLAKRGSGVRPVTNSISQIVEVPGEMVVAPARVGKHSEKPAAVRNRIVELFGDVPRLEMFARERASGWDAWGNEIDPLDALDVPDV